In Streptomyces sp. NBC_00683, the DNA window ATGCCCATGTGCTGCCACGCCATGTTGGCGTGCTCGCCGTTGCCGGTGAGCCTGCGTTCCGTCTCCATGAGCTTGGTGCCGTAGCTCTTGAGGAACTGGTCGTCGTAGTCGCCGGTCCGCATCAGGTTGCTCATGACCTGGAAGCCCATGGGGCCGCCGCCGTCCCGGCCGATGGGCTGGTCGCCGAGCTTGACCATGTTCCCCTTCCAGCTCGTCATGTCGGCGGAGTCGCTCTGTGTGGCGGTGGCGAGCGTCAGACCGAGATTGCGCTGGAGGTCGTCGAGCTTGTCGAGCCGTTCGCGGCCGACGTTCGGGTTCACGGCGGGGTCGTTGATGCCCTGCCAGAACTCGAGGGTCTTCTTGGGGCCGAGCTGCGTGGCGAACCGCTCGGCGAACAGCGGGTCGTCCTTGTACTTGGTCAGACCGTCGTTGATCTTGTCGAACTCGGCGGGTGTGAGGTCCTTGGGGTTCTTCGCCGCGATCTTGGCGAGGTCCTCCGCCGCCTGGACGGCCTCCGCCGCGGAGTCGCGATCTTTGTAGTTGGCGTCCGAGAAGCCCATCTTGGCCTGGTCGGCTATCGCCGTCAGTACCTTGCTCGCCGAATCGTCGCTCTCCGAGGCCTTCTTGAGGATCCCCTGCACCTCGTCGCGCAGCGCGGTGACATCGCTCTCGCTGTGCTCCGGCACGGACGTGCCCTTCGCGGCCCGGTCCGGGTGGATGTTCATGGTGACGGTGAAACCGCCCCCGCCGGTGCTGGTGACGGTCAGATTCTTCTTGTTCCCGCGGCTGATGGCGGCCTCGAGATCCTTCTTGTACTGCCGCAGCTCGTCCCGGGTGTCGCTGAGGATCTTGTGAATGGTGTTGGCCTGCGTGTGGGCATCGGCGAACTCGCCGGCGGTCTTGCCGACGAACTCCTTGGTGACCTGAGCGTTCAAGCCGGCCCAGTTCGCCGAGTTGGCGGCCTTGTGCAGCCCGTCCTCGGCCTGCTTCTTCAGATCCACGAGGTGCCGTACGAGCAGGCCCCAGTCGGATACAGCTCCGTCGAGCGTCGTGAAGTTCGCGAAGCGCAGCGCGTCGAGATCCATGAGGTGTCGTTTCTCCTGTACGTCTGTGGTCGCGCCGCTACTTCTTGGGCTCGTACGCCGGGTTCTTCTTGCCCGCCTCGCCGACCCGCTCGTCGAATCCGGCATCCAGGGCCTCGATGCTGCTCACCTGCCGCTGGATGTAGTGCTCGTCACCGGCGTGCACCTTCTTGGTGACCTGCATGTGGTTGGAGATGTGGGCGCACGCGTCCATGAGCGACTTCAGCTGCTCGTCCCACCGGTTCGACACGTGCTTCAGCCCGCCGCCCAGCGCGAAGCCCTGACCGCTCAGGTCACCGGCGGCCTTGTCACTGCTGGGAATGGCCACCCGGGCCTTGTTCCAGAGGTCGTCGTACAGTTCGTGCGCCTGGCTGCCGATCTTCGCCAGATCGCTGTGGTCCACCTTGAGGTCGCCCGTCTGTGCGGGCAGAGCCGCGGAGCCGCCGCCCCCGGGGTCGAGCTGGTTCAATCGCATCCCGGTCGACTGCCGCTCGGCAGCGTCCGCCTTCAGCTGCTCCCACTCGTCCCATGCCATGGACAACCCGTCCCCCGCGTACCTGTCCCGTCCCGTCGCGCCCGGTGGGCGCCTCGGCTTCAGGTCAAACTAGCAACTCGCCAAGATGTTCACGTGGGGCGGAGTCGGATCCTTGAACAGTGGTTGTGCGCATCTCGTGGAGGCTCCGGGAGCGACGCGGCTCGAATGTCTTCATTCGTCCGGACGGGTCCGGTCTGTTCGCCGGCGACCTGCAGCAGGGTGGTGAGCCGATCGACAGCGCATCCGAGCGTGCGGTGTGTGCGCAGTCGGACGGCAGCGGTCGAGACGCAGGTCGTCGCCGTCACCGAGGGTGACAATTCGCTCTCTCGGCGCGGTCGGCGCGAGTCGGGCAGGCGTTCCTCAGGCGTCGGAGAAGGGTGCTCTCTGCGCCGGCCGGGATGAGTCGTGGACCCGCATGGGGACCAGCCGATCGGTTCTCCCGCTCCGTCAGTGCCGCGGTTCGTCCGCGGCACGGGGGTTCCCCTGGTCGCGGATCCGCGTGAGCTGCCCGGCCGCGCTGTTCAGCAGCGTCTCGAGGACCACGGGGTAGGCGCTCTGCGTCATCCGCCCGGCCAGGAGCCGCGCGGTGGCGGCGATGTGCGGGTGGGTGTCGGCCGACAGCTCGGCGTAGGTGGAATCCCACATCTCCTCGTCCGCCGCGCGGGCCTCGTCCGTCAGCGCCAGTGACCCGGCGTCCAGAGCGGCGAACGCCAGACTCAGGTCGATGAACGCGTGGTAGACGACGACCGCGTCCGCGTCCGGGAAGCCCGCGCCGCGCAGGATCCCGAGGATCGTCTCGTCCACGGCGATCTCCCGCGGACGGCCGGTGACCCGGCTGGCGGTCAGCACGGCGGCCTGCGGGTGGGCGAGATAGGAGGCGTGGATGGCCCGGCCGAGGGATCGCAGGTCGGACCGCCAGTCCCCGGTGGCCGTCCAGGTGTCCAGCGCCTGGCCCATCAGCTCCTCGCCGATGGCCCTGGTCAGATCGTCCAGGCCGGCGAAGTACCGGTAGAGGGTGCTGGGGTCGGCGCCCAGGGCCGTGCCCAGTCTGCGGGCCGTCAGCCCGGTGCTTCCGTGCTCGCGCAGCATCCGCAGCGCGGTCTGCACGATGATCTTCTCGGACAGCACCGTGCCCTGCCGCGTCGGCCTGCGCCTGCGCCGTTCCGCCTCCGGCACCACGTGCTTCGCCACGCCGACTCTCCCTGCTCGCCGCACCCCGGGACCCTTATGCCAACGCCGTTGACCTTACCCCCGGCTGTCCCGTTGCATCGTGCCCAGCGCCGGAGACATCTGTTTCCGGCAACCGAAAGGTGTGTGAGATGCGAGTACTTCTCGTGGGAGCGGGCGGCGTGGGCACGGCCGTCACCCGGATCGCGGCCCGCCGCGAATTCCTGAGCCACATGGTCGTCGCGGACTACGACCTCGCACGTGCGGAGGCGGCCGTCGGCGCGCTCCGGGAACACGGCGACCGGTTCAGCGCGAGGCGCCTGGACGCCTCCGACGAGGACGCGGTACGGCAGGTGCTCGCCGAGGAGAACTGCGACGCCCTGCTCAACGCGACCGACCCGAGGTTCGTGATGCCGCTGTTCAACGCGGCGCGCGCGGCCGGCACGCACTATCTCGACATGGCCATGTCCCTGTCCGCACCGCACGCGACCCTTCCGTACGAGCGGTGCGGCGTGAAGCTCGGCGACGCACAGTTCGAACAGGCTGACGCCTGGGAGCGTTCCGGACGGCTGGCCCTGGTCGGCATGGGCGTGGAGCCGGGCCTCTCGGACGTCTTCGCCCGCTACGCGGCGGACGAACTCTTCGACGAGATCGAGGAGATCGGCGTCCGCGACGGAGCCGACCTGGCGGTCGAGGGCTACGACTTCGCCCCGTCCTTCAGCATCTGGACGACCATCGAGGAGTGCCTCAATCCGCCGGTGGTCTACGAGAAGGACCGCGGCTGGTTCACCACCGCCCCCTTCAGCGAACCGGAGGTGTTCGACTTCCCCGAGGGCATCGGCCCGGTGGAGTGCGTCAACGTCGAGCACGAGGAGGTCCTGCTCATCCCGCGCTGGATCGACGCCCGCCGGGTCACGTTCAAGTACGGCCTCGGCGACGACTTCATCGCCAAACTGAAGACTCTGCACGAACTGGGCCTGGACTCCACCAAGAAGGTCACCGTCCCCTCGGCGACCGGACCCGTGGAGGTCTCCCCGCGTGACGTGGTCGCGGCCTGTCTGCCCGACCCGGCCACCCTGGGCGACCGCATGACCGGCAAGACCTGCGCGGGCACCTGGGTCAAGGGCACCAAGGACGGTTCGCCGCGTGAGGTCTACCTCTACCACGTCGTCGACAACCAGTGGTCGATGCGCGAGTACGGATCCCAGGCCGTGGTGTGGCAGACGGCCGTCAACCCCGTCGTCGCCCTCGAACTCGTCGCGAGCGGGGCCTGGTCGGGCAGCGGCATCCTGGGCCCCGAAGCCCTGCCGCCCCGTCCCTTCCTCGACCTGCTCACCGAGTACGGGTCGCCGTGGGGCCTGCGCGAGGAGGGCTGACCGTCCGCCGCCGGCCGGGCGAGGGCTCACCCGGCCGGCCGCACCACGGCGGGGCCCTGACCACGGACAGCCCTCAGAACGACGGCGTCCCGCCCTCCCCGAGGTCGATCGCGTACGCCTTGCGCAGCGTCTCGTGCACCGTCCAGGTCGTGCGGTCGCCCTTGTGCAGTACGGCGAGGTCTCCCGGGCCGACCGTCAGTGTCGGCCCGCCCTCCACCTCGATGGTGGCCGAACCGCTGAGTACGACGAACATCTCGTCCTCCTCGGTGTCGGTGACGATCCCCGGAGTGATCTGCCAGACGCCCCGCAACCGGCGGCCGTCCACCGACTCCCAGACGACCTTGCCGGTCACCTCCGGTGTGCCGGAGAGTATCTGCGCGGGGGAGAGCGGCTCGGGTTCGAGCTCGGTGTCGGGCACGTGGACGACGAGGCTGTGAGTCATGCGGCGACGCTAGCCGGGGCGCACGGTGCTCCGGGGGTGACATGGTGTGGCGTTTTCCCCGGGGCGCCCGGACACTTCGTCGCGCTCGTGGCCCGCACGTCGCTCCGGCCGGTCCGGGGCTTGCCCGTGACACACCGGGACAGGCCGGTGGCTACCATCCCTTGTGACCGAAACGGCCGAACAACCTGTACCCCGCACGCGCATACTCGCCGACCTGACCCCCCTGCGGAGCTCGCCGGACTACCGGCGGCTGTGGTTCGGGAACACTGTCTCCTGGATCGGGCAGGGCATGACGGCGCTGGCTGTCTCGCTCCAGGTCTACGACATCACGGGGTCCGCGTTCTCCGTCGGACTCATCGGCCTGTGTTCACTGGTCCCGCTGGTGCTGCTCGGCCTGTACAGCGGGGCCGTCGCGGACACCGTCGACCGGCGCAAGCTGGGCCTCCTCAGCGCGGCCGGGTCGTTCGCGCTCTCCGTCGGACTGGCCGCCGTGACCTTTGCCGGCGTGGAACACGTAGGACTGCTCTACGCGGTGGTCGCCCTCCAGTCCGTGTGCTTCGCCCTCAACTCCCCGGCCCGCAGCTCCATGATCGCCCGGCTGCTGCCGGCCGAGCAGCTGCCCTCCGCCAACGCGCTCAACGCCATGACCTCCACCACGGGCGGACTGGTCGGGCCGATGCTCGGCGGCCTCATCGTCGGCTGGTGGGGCTACCGCGCCGCGTACACCATCGACGCGCTCACGTTCACGGCCTCGCTGTACGCGATGTGGCGCCTGCCCTCGATGCTTCCCGACCGGGCGGAAGGCGAAAAGGGAGCCAAGCGGGCGTCCGTCGCGGACGGGCTCCGCTTCCTCGGTACCCGGCCCAATCTGCGGATGACCTTCTTCACCGACCTGAGCGCCATGGTGCTCGCCCAGCCGCGCGCCCTGTTCCCGGTGGTCGCCGTGGTCTGGTTCGGCGGCGACGCGAAGACCACCGGTCTGCTGGTCGCCGCCCCGGCGCTGGGGGCCCTCCTGGGGAGTGTGTTCTCCGGGTGGCTGGGGCAGATCCGCCGGCACGGGCTGGCGGTGCTCGTCTCCGTGGCCTGCTGGGGCATGGCCATCGCCGTGTTCGGGCTGACCCGGCAGCTCTGGCTCGGGCTGATCCTCCTGGCCCTCGCCGGGTGTGCGGACTCCATCTCGATGGTCTTCCGCAACACCATGCTCCAGGCGGCGGTGCCCGACGAGATGCGGGGACGGCTGCAGGGCGTGTTCATCGTGGTCGTGGCGGGCGGGCCACGACTCGGCGACCTGCTGGCCGGCTCCGTCGCCGACCTGACCTCACCTGCCCTGGCGGTGACCGGGGGCGGGATCGCGTGCGTGCTGGTGGTCTGCCTGCTGGGGCTGCGCTGGCGCGCCTTCGCGAGGTACGACGCCCGGGACCCGCAGCCCTAGCCCAGGCAGGCCGCGGACACCCTGGTGCAGGGCACACGGGTGTGGAGCCGCTCGCGCGGAAGGGGCGATCGGGGAGAAGGCCCGACCGGGGGTACTCACCGGTCGGCCGAGAGCCCGCCGGGGTGCCGGAGCCGGGGCTCTCGTCCGGATCGACCGGATCCGGACGAAAGACCCTGGGCCGGGGTGCCGGTCAGAACTTGGTGCTGCAGGTCATCGGGTACTCGTTGCCCTGGAACTTGACGCAGACACGGTAGTAGTAGCTGGAACCGCCGAGCATGTTGGACCAGTCGCTGCCGCCGTGCGGGATCTCGACGTTCAGCGAGCGGAGGAGCTTGCCGGCCGAGTCGTACTTCTCGATGTAGCCGAACGAGTTGTAGATGGAGTTGCTCGAGTCGTCGGTGACCCGGACCCACGCGGCCTGGCAGCCGAACGACCAGCGCAGTTCGGCCTTGCGGCCGTTGTTGGTGATGGTGCGCTGGGTGGCCACGTCGGCCGTCTCGCACGCCGTCGCTCTGGGCCCCTGGTTGTCACAGCCGGCGCCGCTACAACTGGCCGCGTACGAGGTGCCTGCCAGCGGAATGAGGCAGAGGGCCACGGTGGCTGCGGACACGGTGGCGAAACGGGTTACTGCGGTCTTCACGTACTTCTCCTGAAAGGCGAGCCGGCCCCGTGCGCTGCGCCAGCAGGACCCCGGACCGGCGGTGAGCGGACCAGCCGTCGCGGGAGCCGGCCCTGCCCCACCGGTGCGGTGGGGCGCGGCGCATGCCCTCCCGCCGCGTCGGCCCGCCGTTGGCGCGCATCTCGCGTCGGGCGGCGGTGCACCGCACGTAGCCTTCCCCCGTGAACCGCCCCAGGGGCGGCGGACGCCCGTGATCCCCCCGGCGTCCGCGGATGACATTAGCGCCATGTTCATGACGCAACTAGCGAAAATATTTAGGGTATTTGATCTCTCATCAGGGCGAGGATGGGCTGATCGCTCACAAAGTTTGCACAGAGATGACAGTTCAGTGACCAAATTTGATCGCCCGTCACATCGGACAACGGACGCTCCCGGCGCCGTACGTGACTCAGCTCCCCGCCGGCCCGGCCCGGCCCACGACCGAGCGGGCGATGCCCAGCTCCACCAGGTCCTGCGGGCGCAGCCGGAGCTGGTCGGCGGTGGAACGCACCTGGTCCGGGCCGCGCTTCAGGATCGCCGCCGCCAGCTCCGGTGCGATCACCGAGAAGTAGCTGTCCGCGGTGACATGGGTGTTGTCCGGCGCGGCCAGCGCGAGCGCACCGCCCGAGCCCCCCTCGCCGATCACGAGAGTCGTCACCGGGACCCGGGCGGAGGCGATCGCCGCGAACGCGTCGGCGATGGCCGCGCCGGCGCCCGTCCGTTCCGCCTCCGCGTCGTTGGCCGCGCCGGGGGTGTCGATCAGGGTCAGCACGGGAAGGCCGAGCCGGTCCGCGAGCCGGATCACCCGCGCCGCCGTGCGGTAGCCGGCCGGCCGGGTCGCGGTGCCGCACTGGGCGACGTACGCCACGGGTTGCCCGCCGCGGAGCCCCACACCGCCGAGCAGCCCCGGATCCGTACCGCCGCAGCGGTCGCCGTTCAGCGGCAGCCGGTGGTCGAAGTACGCGTCCAGATACGCCTCGGCCCGCGGCCGCGCCGCCGAGCGGGCCTGCTCCACCGCGTCCCAGCCGGTCCCCGGCAGCCCCGTGGCCGCGAGCGCGGCCGGTACCGGAGCCGCCTGCGCCGGACCGGGGACCGTCAGTGCCCGCAGCCAGTGGCTCAAGGTCCGGGGCAGTTCCCCGGGAGGCACGATCGCGTCGATCTGACCCGCGGCCAGCTGGCCCTCGGCGCTGTACGCGTACGGATCGGCGCCGGCCGGCCGCACCCGGGACCCGGCGAAGCCGATCTGCGCACCGGGCAGCGCCAGCACCACATCGGCGCCCGCCCCCACCGTCGCCCAGCCGCCTCCGGTCGTCGGATCGCGCAGGACCGCGATCTGCGGCAGTCCGGCCGCCCGCAGCAGTGCCGAGGCGGCGGCCACCCGCTGGAGCTGGACCAGGGCGATCATGCCCTCCTGCATCCGGCTGCCACCGGTCGCGACGAGCGAGACGAGCGGCAGCCGCTGTTCGCGGGCCAGCGCGTACGCGGCCTCCAGGCGGTCACCGGTGCGTGCGCCCAAGGAGCCGCCCAGGAAGCCGAATTCGAAGGAGATCAGGACGCAGGAGAGGCCGTCGACGACGGCCACCCCGTGGAGTACCGACTCCTCCTCGCCGGTCCGTTCCGTGGCGCGGGCCCGGGAGTCCGCGTAACCGGTCCAGCCGAGCGGGCCGTCCGAAGGGGCCTGGTCCATCGGCAGGTGGTGCTCGGTGAAGCTCGCGGTGACGGCGGCGATGGCCTCCCGCGCCGACATACGGCCGCCGCCGTGGGCGCTAGGCACCGAGCGACCTCTTCATGATCTTGCCCAGCTCGTTGCGGGGCAGGACGTCCAGGTAGCGGACGGCGCGCGGGCGCTTGTGCGGGGCGAGCAGGTCCGCCACATGGTCGGCCAGCTCCCTCTCGCCGGGCGGTGATTCAGGGTCGGCCGGCACGACCCAGGCGACGATCCGCTCGCCGAGGTCGTCGTCCGGCTCACCCGTGACGGCCGCCTCGCGCACCCCTGGATGGTCCAGCAGGGCGTTCTCGATCTCGCCCGCGCCGATCTTGTAGCCGCCGCTCTTGATCAGGTCGGTGGCCTTGCGCCCGACGATCCGCACATAGCCGTCGGCGTCGATCGTGGCCATGTCGCCCGTACGGAACCAGCCGTCCTCGGTGAAGGCGCCGGCCGTCGCCTCGGGCCGGTTGAGATAGCCGGTGAAGAGGTTCGGTCCGCGTACCTGGATCTCGCCGATCGACACGGTGTCGTCGAGTACGGTGCCGTCCTCCTCGACGAGCCTGAGGTCCACGCCCGACAGCGGCGGCCCGACCGTCCCGGGGCGCGGCTCACCGTCGGCGCGCACCCCCGTGTTCATCAGGGTCTCCGTCATTCCGTACCGCTCGATGACCCGGCGGCCGGTCGCGGCGGCGATCCGCTCGTGGTCGTGCACCGGCAGCGCCGCCGAGCCCGAAACCAGCAGACGGGCACCCGCGAGGGCCTTGGTCAGGCTCCCGGAGCCGGCCGGATCGCCCAGAGCCCCGGCCAGCCGGTGGTACATGGTGGGGACGCCGAACAGCATCGTGCCGCCCGAGGCGAGCTCCCTGGCCACGCCCTCGGTGGTGAACCGGCCGAGGTGGCGCACCGAACCGCCCCGGCGCAGCGGCCCGAGGACGCCCAGGATCAGTCCGTGCACATGGAACAGCGGCAGGGCGTGCACGAGGACGTCGTCAGCGGTCCACCGCCAGGCGTCCTCCAGTGCGTCCAGCGACGCGGCGATCGCCCTGCGGGGCAGGATCGCGCCCTTGGGCGGGCCCGTCGTGCCGGAGGTGTAGACGATCAGAGCGGGCGATCCGGGGGAGGGTTCGGGCGGAGGCGGGTCCGTGGCCGCCGCGGCCGTGTCGACGTCCAGCCGCTCCAGGCCGCCCAGCGAGGGCGGAAGTACGTCGGCCGCCCCGGCGAGCACCACCGAGGGCGCGCTGTCGGCGACGATGTGCGCCAGTTCCCGCTCACCCGTCTTCGGGTTGAGCGGTACGGCGGGCACGCCCGCCAGCAACGCCGCCACCACCGCGACCACCGTCTCCGGGGTGGACGTGGCCCAGACGGCGACCCGCCCCGCGCCGGCGATCCGGCCCGCGAGGGAGGTGGACGCGCCGGCCAGCTGTGCGTAGGTCAGGACGTGTTCGCCGAACCGGACGGCTTCCCGGGAAGCCGTGGGGCCGGATGTCTCGTGCAGCGCAGGCAGAAGAGAGATCACGTTCCGAGCCTAGGGGCAACCGCCTCCGGTGCCGGGGGAATCGGGCTGGAGATGGCTGCACGGGGCACGGGCGCGGAATTTTGACACGACCTTGACAAATTAATTTTGCGTTGCCAGCATGCAAAAAGCTCACGCAGAAGAGACGTTGCGTTACGTCGGAGCAGAAAAAAGCTGTCTGCCCGCCCCACGCGCGGCACACGCACGCAGCACGCCACGCACACACGCAGCCCGGCACGCAGCACAGCGCACGGCACCGCACGCACCGCCTCGCACTCGCTCAGCACGACAGCGCCATGCCTGACAACCCCACGCACCGTCAGGAAGGAAGCTTCATGCCCTTGCGTCCCCCCACATGGTCCAGAGTCGCCACCGCACTCGCCCTGATGCTGACGGGAGGCCTCGCCGCCGGCACCGCCACGGCGGCGCCCACCGCCGACATTCCCGCCGCCGACTACCAGCAGGTCCAACTCGCTCTCGGCGGCGCCGAGCTGGGCGAGGCGATGTCACTCGCGGTGCTCCCCGACCGGTCCGTCGTCCACACGGCCCGCGACGGTACGGTCCGCCTCACCGACGCCTCCGGCGCGACACGGACCGCGGGAAAACTCGACGTCTACACGCACGACGAGGAAGGGCTGCAGGGCGTAGCCGCTGACCCCGGATTCGCGGTCAACCGCTACCTCTACCTCTACTACTCGCCCGCCCTGAACACCCCGCCGGGCGACGCCCCCGTCACCGGATCCGCCGCCGACTTCGAGGCCTGGAAGGGCCACCTCAACCTGTCCAGATTCACCCTGAAGCCCGACGGCACCCTGGACACCGCCAGTGAGAAGGTCGTCCTCGAAGTACCCAACGACCGGGGCCAGTGCTGCCACGTGGGCGGGGACATCGACTTCGACGCCGCCGGGAACCTCTATCTGACCACCGGCGACGACACCAACCCGTTCGAGTCGAGCGGCTACTCACCGATCGACGAACGCGCCGACCGCAACCCGCAGTTCGACGCCCAGCGCTCCTCCGGCAACACCGACGACCTGCGGGGCAAGCTCCTGCGGATCAAGCCGACGGCCGACGGCGGCTACACCGTCCCGGCCGGAAACCTCTTCGCCCCCGGCACGGCGAAGACCCGTCCGGAGATCTACGCGATGGGCTTCCGCAACCCCTTCCGGATGTCCGTCGACAAGCCGACCGGAACCGTCTACATCGGTGACTACGGCCCCGACTCCGGCACCACGGATCCGAACCGGGGCCCCAGCGGCCAGGTCGAGTTCGACCGGATCACGAGCCCCGGCAACTTCGGCTGGCCGTACTGCACGGGGACGAACACCGCCTCGGAGACGTACAACGAGTACACGTTCCCCGCCGGCCCCGCCGCCGGAAAGTACGACTGCGCGGGCGGACCTGCGAACAACTCCTTCCGCAACACCGGCCTGCCCACCCTTCCGGCCGCCCGGGCGGCCTGGATCAGGTACGCCGGCGACGCGGGATCCCCGCCCGAGTTCGGCGGCGGCTCCGAATCGCCGATGGCGGGGCCCGTATACGACTTCGACGCGAACCTCGACTCGGCGGTGAAGTTCCCGCAGTCGCTCGACGGCCGCTTCTTCGCCACCGAGTACGGCCGTAAGTGGATCAAACCCGTGGAGGTGAAGGCCGACGGCTCACCGGGGGTCATCGAGACCTTCCCGTGGACCGGGACACAGGTCATGGACTCCGCGTTCGGCCCGGACGGCGCGCTGTACGTGCTCGACTACGGCACCGGCTCCGGCAACCAGGCCCTCTACCGCGTCGAACACATCGGCGGCAGCAACCGCAACCCCGTTGCCGAGGCCACCGCCGACAGGACCTCGGGACCCACGCCGCTCACCGTCGCCTTCTCCTCGGCGGGCAGTACCGACCCCGAGGGCGGGGCGATCAGCTACACCTGGGACTTCGGTGACGGTGCGACGTCCACCGCCGCCGACCCCAGCCACACCTACACCGCGGCGGGCACCTACCGCCCGACCCTCACCGTCAAGGACCCCGAGGGGCTGACCGGCACCGCGAGCCTCGTCGTGACGGCCGGCAACTCCGCCCCCACCGTCACCCTGACCGCACCCGCCGACGGCGAACTGTTCTCCTTCGGCGACACCGTGCCGTTCGCCGTGACCGTCTCGGACCCCGAGGACGGCACCGTCGACTGCTCCAAGGTCAAGGTCACCTATCTGCTGGGCCACGACGCCCACCGCCACCAGATCACGTCGAAGAACGGCTGCACCGGCACCATCGACGTCCCGGTCGACGGTGAGCACGACAGCGCGGCCAACATCTACGGGGTCTTCGACGCCGAGTACACCGACGCGGGCGGACTCACCTCGCACAGCGACAGCATCCTGCAGCCCCGGCACCGGCAGGGCGAGCACTTCGACGCCCAGTCCGGCATCGAGG includes these proteins:
- a CDS encoding acyl-CoA synthetase, whose translation is MISLLPALHETSGPTASREAVRFGEHVLTYAQLAGASTSLAGRIAGAGRVAVWATSTPETVVAVVAALLAGVPAVPLNPKTGERELAHIVADSAPSVVLAGAADVLPPSLGGLERLDVDTAAAATDPPPPEPSPGSPALIVYTSGTTGPPKGAILPRRAIAASLDALEDAWRWTADDVLVHALPLFHVHGLILGVLGPLRRGGSVRHLGRFTTEGVARELASGGTMLFGVPTMYHRLAGALGDPAGSGSLTKALAGARLLVSGSAALPVHDHERIAAATGRRVIERYGMTETLMNTGVRADGEPRPGTVGPPLSGVDLRLVEEDGTVLDDTVSIGEIQVRGPNLFTGYLNRPEATAGAFTEDGWFRTGDMATIDADGYVRIVGRKATDLIKSGGYKIGAGEIENALLDHPGVREAAVTGEPDDDLGERIVAWVVPADPESPPGERELADHVADLLAPHKRPRAVRYLDVLPRNELGKIMKRSLGA
- a CDS encoding saccharopine dehydrogenase family protein yields the protein MRVLLVGAGGVGTAVTRIAARREFLSHMVVADYDLARAEAAVGALREHGDRFSARRLDASDEDAVRQVLAEENCDALLNATDPRFVMPLFNAARAAGTHYLDMAMSLSAPHATLPYERCGVKLGDAQFEQADAWERSGRLALVGMGVEPGLSDVFARYAADELFDEIEEIGVRDGADLAVEGYDFAPSFSIWTTIEECLNPPVVYEKDRGWFTTAPFSEPEVFDFPEGIGPVECVNVEHEEVLLIPRWIDARRVTFKYGLGDDFIAKLKTLHELGLDSTKKVTVPSATGPVEVSPRDVVAACLPDPATLGDRMTGKTCAGTWVKGTKDGSPREVYLYHVVDNQWSMREYGSQAVVWQTAVNPVVALELVASGAWSGSGILGPEALPPRPFLDLLTEYGSPWGLREEG
- a CDS encoding PQQ-dependent sugar dehydrogenase gives rise to the protein MPLRPPTWSRVATALALMLTGGLAAGTATAAPTADIPAADYQQVQLALGGAELGEAMSLAVLPDRSVVHTARDGTVRLTDASGATRTAGKLDVYTHDEEGLQGVAADPGFAVNRYLYLYYSPALNTPPGDAPVTGSAADFEAWKGHLNLSRFTLKPDGTLDTASEKVVLEVPNDRGQCCHVGGDIDFDAAGNLYLTTGDDTNPFESSGYSPIDERADRNPQFDAQRSSGNTDDLRGKLLRIKPTADGGYTVPAGNLFAPGTAKTRPEIYAMGFRNPFRMSVDKPTGTVYIGDYGPDSGTTDPNRGPSGQVEFDRITSPGNFGWPYCTGTNTASETYNEYTFPAGPAAGKYDCAGGPANNSFRNTGLPTLPAARAAWIRYAGDAGSPPEFGGGSESPMAGPVYDFDANLDSAVKFPQSLDGRFFATEYGRKWIKPVEVKADGSPGVIETFPWTGTQVMDSAFGPDGALYVLDYGTGSGNQALYRVEHIGGSNRNPVAEATADRTSGPTPLTVAFSSAGSTDPEGGAISYTWDFGDGATSTAADPSHTYTAAGTYRPTLTVKDPEGLTGTASLVVTAGNSAPTVTLTAPADGELFSFGDTVPFAVTVSDPEDGTVDCSKVKVTYLLGHDAHRHQITSKNGCTGTIDVPVDGEHDSAANIYGVFDAEYTDAGGLTSHSDSILQPRHRQGEHFDAQSGIEVAGHGTAEGGATVGFTDDGDWISFAPYTLDNATRVSARVSSAGPGGTIELRAGSTTGPLLSTLTVAPTGGWENFVDVSADVAGAPAGPTELFLVLKGPTGQGNLFDIDAFTFDTEGTVSR
- a CDS encoding MFS transporter, with amino-acid sequence MTETAEQPVPRTRILADLTPLRSSPDYRRLWFGNTVSWIGQGMTALAVSLQVYDITGSAFSVGLIGLCSLVPLVLLGLYSGAVADTVDRRKLGLLSAAGSFALSVGLAAVTFAGVEHVGLLYAVVALQSVCFALNSPARSSMIARLLPAEQLPSANALNAMTSTTGGLVGPMLGGLIVGWWGYRAAYTIDALTFTASLYAMWRLPSMLPDRAEGEKGAKRASVADGLRFLGTRPNLRMTFFTDLSAMVLAQPRALFPVVAVVWFGGDAKTTGLLVAAPALGALLGSVFSGWLGQIRRHGLAVLVSVACWGMAIAVFGLTRQLWLGLILLALAGCADSISMVFRNTMLQAAVPDEMRGRLQGVFIVVVAGGPRLGDLLAGSVADLTSPALAVTGGGIACVLVVCLLGLRWRAFARYDARDPQP
- a CDS encoding carboxyl transferase domain-containing protein — encoded protein: MSAREAIAAVTASFTEHHLPMDQAPSDGPLGWTGYADSRARATERTGEEESVLHGVAVVDGLSCVLISFEFGFLGGSLGARTGDRLEAAYALAREQRLPLVSLVATGGSRMQEGMIALVQLQRVAAASALLRAAGLPQIAVLRDPTTGGGWATVGAGADVVLALPGAQIGFAGSRVRPAGADPYAYSAEGQLAAGQIDAIVPPGELPRTLSHWLRALTVPGPAQAAPVPAALAATGLPGTGWDAVEQARSAARPRAEAYLDAYFDHRLPLNGDRCGGTDPGLLGGVGLRGGQPVAYVAQCGTATRPAGYRTAARVIRLADRLGLPVLTLIDTPGAANDAEAERTGAGAAIADAFAAIASARVPVTTLVIGEGGSGGALALAAPDNTHVTADSYFSVIAPELAAAILKRGPDQVRSTADQLRLRPQDLVELGIARSVVGRAGPAGS
- a CDS encoding TetR/AcrR family transcriptional regulator, whose protein sequence is MAKHVVPEAERRRRRPTRQGTVLSEKIIVQTALRMLREHGSTGLTARRLGTALGADPSTLYRYFAGLDDLTRAIGEELMGQALDTWTATGDWRSDLRSLGRAIHASYLAHPQAAVLTASRVTGRPREIAVDETILGILRGAGFPDADAVVVYHAFIDLSLAFAALDAGSLALTDEARAADEEMWDSTYAELSADTHPHIAATARLLAGRMTQSAYPVVLETLLNSAAGQLTRIRDQGNPRAADEPRH
- a CDS encoding DUF2690 domain-containing protein, giving the protein MKTAVTRFATVSAATVALCLIPLAGTSYAASCSGAGCDNQGPRATACETADVATQRTITNNGRKAELRWSFGCQAAWVRVTDDSSNSIYNSFGYIEKYDSAGKLLRSLNVEIPHGGSDWSNMLGGSSYYYRVCVKFQGNEYPMTCSTKF
- a CDS encoding cupin domain-containing protein — its product is MTHSLVVHVPDTELEPEPLSPAQILSGTPEVTGKVVWESVDGRRLRGVWQITPGIVTDTEEDEMFVVLSGSATIEVEGGPTLTVGPGDLAVLHKGDRTTWTVHETLRKAYAIDLGEGGTPSF